A single region of the Flavobacteriales bacterium genome encodes:
- the pgeF gene encoding peptidoglycan editing factor PgeF → MISWIESELISCPHAFFKRHGGVSQGACTSLNFSGSLDSVENIAENRKRALNVVKMPFDEVAYLRQIHSDIVCMAQAGWQEGDALVTREKYRPLAVSGADCYPLLFHDPENHVIGAAHCGWKGTLAKLAAKTIDEMVHLGAERNEVRVVVGPGICKSHYEVSEELIQHFVQAGFSPACYEGRHLDLAACNREVLLNAGIPENHIELCGNCTYESDFFSHRRDEGQTGRTWSVIMLS, encoded by the coding sequence CGCATTTTTTAAGCGTCACGGAGGTGTATCACAAGGTGCCTGTACTTCGCTTAATTTTAGCGGATCGCTGGATTCGGTGGAGAATATCGCCGAAAACCGCAAACGCGCTTTAAATGTGGTTAAAATGCCTTTTGATGAGGTCGCATATCTAAGGCAGATCCATAGTGATATCGTTTGTATGGCTCAAGCCGGATGGCAGGAAGGTGATGCATTGGTAACGCGTGAAAAATACAGACCCTTGGCAGTGAGTGGGGCAGATTGTTATCCGCTGCTTTTTCATGATCCGGAAAACCATGTTATTGGTGCAGCCCATTGCGGATGGAAAGGCACATTGGCAAAACTCGCTGCGAAAACAATAGATGAAATGGTGCATTTAGGAGCAGAGCGTAATGAAGTGAGGGTAGTGGTAGGACCTGGAATTTGCAAATCGCATTATGAAGTGAGCGAGGAACTAATCCAACATTTTGTTCAGGCAGGTTTTTCTCCGGCTTGTTATGAAGGACGACATTTAGATCTTGCCGCCTGCAACCGGGAGGTTTTATTGAATGCCGGTATTCCTGAAAATCACATTGAACTTTGCGGAAATTGCACCTACGAAAGCGATTTTTTTTCCCACCGTCGTGATGAAGGTCAAACCGGTCGCACCTGGTCGGTGATCATGCTAAGTTGA
- a CDS encoding GIY-YIG nuclease family protein, whose translation MSVYVYILCSERNSQYYIGQTSDLFERINRHNSGYVPATRNALPWKMIWACEKNNRSEAMTLERKLKNLNRSRLGI comes from the coding sequence ATGTCAGTATACGTTTATATTTTGTGCTCCGAAAGAAATTCTCAATACTATATCGGGCAAACATCTGATCTTTTTGAGCGAATAAATCGCCATAATTCTGGCTATGTTCCAGCAACCAGAAATGCATTACCGTGGAAGATGATTTGGGCTTGTGAAAAAAACAATCGCTCAGAAGCCATGACGCTGGAGCGGAAACTCAAAAATCTCAATAGAAGTCGCCTGGGGATTTGA
- a CDS encoding T9SS type A sorting domain-containing protein, producing the protein MTGKVIYDQQVNIQAGSIREFSLNINSGIYFAEISDETGSIQIIKINITE; encoded by the coding sequence ATGACAGGTAAAGTAATATACGATCAACAAGTGAATATTCAGGCAGGAAGCATTCGTGAGTTCAGTTTGAATATTAATTCGGGTATTTACTTTGCTGAAATATCAGATGAAACCGGAAGCATACAAATTATCAAAATCAATATAACAGAATAA
- a CDS encoding T9SS type A sorting domain-containing protein, with translation MKKNIYILILFLTSLSASSQVERFNQSYDMYGWGDYCSNVFETNYGYLVCGYTKDMSGNPGLGFLRIDFQGNELEKKFFAGPNQMNYQIYDGFANYNDSTIYFAGIGQFPNLDISAIVVKTNMKGDTIWSKFVFDTTYNSQGGAIYREINGDLLIVGSTDRTDPNVNILLVKTDSLGNFIWDKEYGVMGTYDTGWSIDKCDNDNGYVIGGGKYYFGPQIGRSYIINVDSSGNFQWQYEYGSTIYQNWSAMVLYTQNNQIISAAAKGFYKDITDNFWSKPNIQWLDENGGFINYREYAIDSFPSIAFDDLYEINANEYLFTGTFLTYPDQRMGLFKTNGVGDTIFGHTYQGVNQWEFSNDVKPTSDGGYIIAGFNYPGLNGVSQNYRVIKVDSLGCDTLGCETVGIMEYENSWNENENLLVFPNPSTGKFYIEIKNIPISPFFETKIEVYDLLGNLVFQSGNKLFQNLTEIDISNNSQGIYFVKVYFNDASVGSIGVIKQ, from the coding sequence ATGAAAAAAAACATTTACATATTAATTTTATTTCTTACAAGCCTTTCGGCCAGCAGTCAGGTAGAAAGGTTCAACCAATCGTATGATATGTATGGTTGGGGAGATTATTGTTCTAATGTGTTTGAAACCAATTATGGATACTTAGTTTGTGGATATACAAAAGACATGTCTGGGAATCCAGGTCTTGGTTTTTTGAGAATAGACTTTCAAGGAAATGAATTGGAAAAAAAATTTTTCGCAGGGCCAAATCAAATGAATTATCAGATATATGATGGTTTTGCAAATTACAATGATAGTACAATATATTTTGCAGGAATAGGACAATTTCCTAATCTTGATATTTCAGCCATAGTTGTAAAAACAAATATGAAAGGCGATACGATTTGGTCAAAATTCGTTTTTGATACAACTTATAATTCCCAAGGCGGAGCAATTTATCGAGAAATTAATGGTGATTTATTAATCGTTGGCTCAACAGATAGAACAGACCCTAATGTAAATATTTTGTTAGTCAAAACAGATAGTCTTGGCAATTTTATTTGGGATAAGGAATACGGTGTAATGGGAACTTATGATACTGGATGGAGTATCGATAAATGCGATAATGATAATGGTTATGTTATAGGAGGAGGTAAGTATTATTTTGGCCCACAAATTGGAAGATCGTATATAATAAACGTAGATTCATCAGGTAATTTTCAATGGCAATACGAATACGGAAGTACAATATATCAAAATTGGTCTGCTATGGTTTTATATACTCAAAACAATCAAATTATCTCCGCGGCAGCAAAAGGATTTTATAAGGATATTACAGATAATTTTTGGTCAAAACCCAATATTCAATGGCTTGATGAAAATGGTGGATTTATTAATTACAGAGAATATGCCATTGATTCATTTCCATCCATTGCGTTTGATGATTTATATGAGATAAATGCAAATGAATATTTGTTTACCGGCACATTCTTAACTTATCCCGATCAAAGAATGGGATTATTTAAAACCAATGGTGTTGGCGATACTATTTTTGGCCATACCTATCAGGGTGTAAACCAATGGGAGTTTTCTAATGATGTTAAACCCACTTCAGATGGTGGTTATATCATTGCAGGATTCAATTATCCCGGACTCAATGGCGTTTCACAGAATTATCGCGTAATAAAAGTTGATAGTTTAGGCTGTGATACATTGGGATGCGAAACCGTAGGAATTATGGAGTATGAAAACTCATGGAACGAAAATGAAAATCTACTTGTATTTCCGAATCCTTCTACCGGCAAGTTTTATATCGAGATAAAAAATATTCCGATCAGCCCGTTTTTTGAAACTAAAATCGAGGTGTATGATTTATTAGGAAATTTGGTTTTTCAGTCAGGAAATAAACTTTTTCAAAACCTAACTGAAATTGACATATCAAATAATTCGCAGGGCATTTATTTCGTAAAAGTCTATTTTAATGATGCTTCGGTGGGAAGTATTGGGGTAATTAAACAATGA
- a CDS encoding T9SS type A sorting domain-containing protein — protein MKKITHILILFFISVSVNAQIERFNRAYDMYGWGDYCSNVFETNYGYLVCGNVKDSLGNPGLGFLRIDFQGNEIDKKFFAGPNQMNYQILNGVANYTDSTIYFAGIGQFPNLDISAIVVKTNMKGDTIWSKFVFDTTYNSQGGAIYREINGDLLIVGSTDRTDPNVNILLVKTDSLGNFIWDKEYGVMGTYDTGWSIDKCDNDNGYVIGGGKYYFGPQIGRSYIINVDSSGNFQWQYEYGSTIYQNWSAMVLYTQNNQIISAAAKGFYKDITDNFWSKPNIQWLDENGGFINYREYAIDSFPSIAFDDLYEINANEYLFTGTFLTYPDQRMGLLKTNAGGDTIFGRTYQGINQWEFSKDVKPTSDGGYIIAGFNYPGLNGVSQNYRVIKVDSLGCDTLGCETVGIMEYENSWNENENLLAFPNPSIGKFYIEIKNVPISPFFETKVEVYDLVGNMIFQSGNRLFQNLTEIDISNASPGIYLVKVFFNKNSVGSIRIIKE, from the coding sequence ATGAAAAAAATTACTCACATATTAATTTTATTTTTCATAAGCGTTTCAGTTAATGCTCAAATCGAAAGGTTTAATAGAGCGTATGATATGTATGGCTGGGGTGATTATTGTTCTAATGTATTTGAAACCAATTATGGTTATCTTGTATGTGGAAATGTAAAAGATTCTTTGGGAAACCCAGGCCTTGGTTTTTTGAGAATAGATTTTCAGGGTAATGAAATAGATAAGAAATTCTTTGCGGGGCCAAATCAAATGAATTATCAAATATTAAATGGGGTTGCGAATTACACTGATAGTACGATATATTTTGCAGGAATAGGACAATTTCCTAATCTTGATATTTCAGCCATAGTTGTAAAAACAAATATGAAAGGCGATACGATTTGGTCAAAATTCGTTTTTGATACAACTTATAATTCCCAAGGCGGAGCAATTTATCGAGAAATTAATGGTGATTTATTAATCGTTGGCTCAACAGATAGAACAGACCCTAATGTAAATATTTTGTTAGTCAAAACAGATAGTCTTGGCAATTTTATTTGGGATAAGGAATACGGTGTAATGGGAACTTATGATACTGGATGGAGTATCGATAAATGCGATAATGATAATGGTTATGTTATAGGAGGAGGTAAGTATTATTTTGGCCCACAAATTGGAAGATCGTATATAATAAACGTAGATTCATCAGGTAATTTTCAATGGCAATACGAATACGGAAGTACAATATATCAAAATTGGTCTGCTATGGTTTTATATACTCAAAACAATCAAATTATCTCCGCGGCAGCAAAAGGATTTTATAAGGATATTACAGATAATTTTTGGTCAAAACCCAATATTCAATGGCTTGATGAAAATGGTGGATTTATTAATTACAGAGAATATGCCATTGATTCATTTCCATCCATTGCGTTTGATGATTTATATGAGATAAATGCAAATGAATATTTGTTTACCGGCACATTCTTAACTTATCCCGATCAAAGAATGGGATTACTTAAAACCAATGCGGGTGGCGATACCATTTTTGGCAGAACGTATCAGGGTATAAACCAATGGGAGTTTTCTAAAGATGTTAAACCAACATCTGATGGCGGATATATTATTGCAGGATTTAATTATCCGGGTCTTAATGGCGTTTCGCAAAATTACCGCGTAATAAAAGTTGATAGTTTAGGCTGTGATACATTGGGATGCGAAACCGTAGGAATTATGGAGTATGAAAACTCATGGAACGAAAATGAAAATTTGCTTGCATTCCCAAATCCCTCAATCGGTAAGTTTTATATTGAGATAAAAAATGTTCCGATAAGCCCGTTTTTTGAAACTAAAGTTGAAGTTTACGATTTAGTGGGAAATATGATTTTTCAGTCGGGGAACCGGTTGTTTCAAAATTTAACAGAGATTGATATCTCCAATGCTTCACCGGGAATTTATTTGGTGAAGGTTTTTTTTAATAAGAATTCTGTCGGTAGCATTCGAATTATTAAAGAGTAA
- a CDS encoding B12-binding domain-containing radical SAM protein, with amino-acid sequence MRVLLTTLNAKYIHTNLAIRILYEMNAEREGLEWKEFVIKEDKEKIADFCSAFDVVAFSCYIWNIVPTLECIRMIKEKNPQTKTLLGGPEVSYDYDTIISRPEIDFIISGEGEIAFRSFLDHMNQPELVPGLVYKKDGNILSNPPAPNYDIREFADSMPYQFDDAESLRNKVLYLETSRGCPYKCEFCLASLDNKVRYLPMESIKRTLLYLMQHGKVIKFLDRTFNIKKDFTLEIFQFILDHHQPWNIFQFEITADILHPDIIRFINEKVPEGLFRFEIGIQSVKKESNLAVSRKQDFEKTKSIIEQVRHKVELHLDLIVGLPHDYFSDIRNGIDQVFHLYPPEFQLGFLKFLKGTPMREKHPEFHYIFDEQPPYQIIRSDFLSEEEIEKIIRVEEALEIYWNAGRAKHTLRYWSEQDSVFDILLRLGNRFHEQFGGRQYGLKDVFEVLIEEIKTEKNSGLLLQLCEVDYHLQHKVRPKPIVLPEPDKSLRNQIVEQLKLDHHRFRFSIIPLDFDWETFSHLNKMSAGKYWLILQYSGKALPEILKPINARILELN; translated from the coding sequence ATGAGAGTCCTACTAACAACCCTTAACGCTAAATACATTCATACCAATCTGGCTATTCGCATTCTTTATGAAATGAATGCAGAGCGTGAAGGATTAGAATGGAAGGAATTTGTTATTAAGGAGGATAAAGAAAAAATTGCTGATTTCTGTTCCGCATTCGATGTGGTTGCCTTTAGTTGTTACATCTGGAATATCGTTCCAACGCTGGAATGTATCCGGATGATTAAAGAAAAAAATCCGCAGACCAAAACTTTACTTGGTGGACCGGAAGTCAGTTACGATTACGACACTATTATTTCTCGTCCGGAAATTGATTTTATTATTTCCGGCGAAGGAGAAATTGCATTTCGCTCTTTTCTTGATCATATGAATCAACCGGAACTGGTTCCCGGATTAGTTTATAAAAAAGACGGAAATATTCTCAGTAATCCACCTGCACCAAACTACGATATTCGCGAATTCGCCGATTCCATGCCCTATCAATTCGACGATGCAGAATCATTGCGCAACAAGGTGCTTTATCTGGAAACATCGAGAGGTTGTCCGTACAAATGCGAATTCTGCCTGGCGAGTCTTGATAATAAAGTACGCTACCTTCCGATGGAATCGATCAAACGTACATTGTTGTACCTGATGCAACATGGAAAAGTGATTAAGTTTCTAGACCGCACATTTAATATAAAAAAGGATTTTACGCTGGAGATTTTTCAGTTTATTCTGGATCATCACCAACCGTGGAATATTTTCCAATTCGAAATAACGGCAGACATTCTTCATCCGGACATTATTCGTTTTATCAATGAAAAAGTTCCTGAAGGATTATTCCGTTTTGAAATCGGGATTCAATCCGTAAAAAAAGAATCGAATCTTGCCGTAAGCCGAAAACAGGATTTTGAAAAAACGAAATCGATTATTGAACAAGTCCGCCACAAAGTGGAGCTGCATCTCGATTTAATTGTTGGACTTCCCCACGACTACTTTAGTGACATTAGAAATGGAATAGACCAGGTTTTTCATTTGTATCCTCCCGAATTTCAATTAGGATTTTTAAAATTCCTTAAAGGCACTCCCATGCGCGAAAAGCATCCGGAGTTTCATTATATTTTCGATGAACAGCCACCCTACCAAATTATCCGCAGTGATTTTTTATCGGAAGAGGAAATCGAAAAAATAATTCGTGTAGAGGAAGCACTGGAAATTTACTGGAATGCCGGAAGAGCAAAACATACCCTCAGGTATTGGTCGGAACAAGATTCCGTTTTCGACATTTTATTGCGGTTAGGAAATCGGTTTCATGAACAATTCGGGGGACGACAATACGGTCTGAAAGATGTATTTGAAGTGTTGATTGAAGAAATTAAAACAGAAAAAAATTCAGGTCTTCTACTCCAGTTATGCGAGGTGGATTACCATTTGCAACATAAGGTCAGACCCAAACCAATCGTCCTTCCCGAACCGGACAAATCGCTCCGCAACCAAATTGTTGAACAGTTAAAATTGGATCATCACCGATTCCGGTTCAGCATTATTCCTCTGGATTTTGATTGGGAAACATTCAGTCATCTTAATAAGATGTCGGCAGGAAAATACTGGTTAATCCTGCAATATTCCGGGAAAGCATTACCCGAAATTCTTAAACCGATTAATGCGAGGATTCTGGAGTTGAATTAA
- a CDS encoding T9SS type A sorting domain-containing protein: MKLLSSIIFVLSLASLSAQIPSYIPQNGLAGWYPFNGNTNDESGNGYDLVNNNALLTADRYNVANSAYYFNGTSAYLMGTGYAFGSDRTISFWYSSNGPSASNQVLVDGTGDLSVYLNNSGYLVLEQFPVWGELLATEVPGIWHHVAVSFSSSSTITVYFDGLYLTSYSHGYTASWNDLIFGRDFSAGSFLNGRLDDIAIWDRTLTNSEVMQLYQRSNCLIAEYPLNGNTFDMSGYGNNSTSGLNSYGSDRFGNPNSAASFNGVDQFIEGSTIGWPISNASRSIELWFKAGTTLVGGGYERLFSYGGTGTGTGQYIQPVAAANGDLTMMSYGGSYNDLDLNYAMNYGQWYHIVTTYDGATASIYVNGTHIGSGNYSWFTDAGTSFVMGAFDDGSGPQGFYSGMLDDIRVYSCVLTNAQIDSLFHMGGITPCNFGVSSVITSPLCEGGMEGGIDQTITGGAAPYNFNWNNGELMEDLINVTPGNYTVVISDANGCDTTINYFITDAVAMDLLVFPTNPNCGANDGSASVAVTNGTFPFEYYWSNGDTTIVADTLSAGTYMVVVNDANGCSVSKTFGLNSANAPTLSANVTNASCSGIFNGAIDITASGGVAPYTYLWAHNGSANEDLINLKPGSYMVQVTDANGCAGFMSVDVGVSSIDLSNILVTQPSCGNSDGEIVVNPNGIGPFTYSWSANAGGATGNTVSNIPADVYFLTVTDANNCSANTVIAVSDLSAPVVSLIAAIPTSCMSSNGSINIGVSGGTPPYSYNWNTGDISQDLTSLTQGDYHVIVTDGDGCNAAFNVELPGITPNPISLCMSTVDSTSGKVLCVWEKGSLSHISHFNVYRENSIAGQYDFWFSQPYDSLSEWVDQTANPIVHGWRYKVTLVDSCGNESPFGQNHKTLHLSANLGISGEVNLIWDNYEGFTYPTVWINRYHPSTGWEVIDSVSSNLHSYVDLNPPGLNGLKYILEIRPPSTCTSTRAVNHNSTRSNRGTVAPPVGISEADAKWTALVFPNPTKGIVNIELEGISANQFNVFVYDIFGKQIMQQKLWSGRSSIDLSAFESGIYIIEIEAGGKKIRQRVIKL; the protein is encoded by the coding sequence ATGAAGTTATTGTCCTCAATAATTTTTGTCCTTTCATTAGCCTCTCTTTCTGCTCAGATTCCCTCCTATATTCCGCAAAATGGATTGGCAGGTTGGTATCCTTTTAACGGAAACACCAATGATGAATCGGGCAATGGATATGATTTAGTAAATAATAATGCTTTGCTAACCGCGGATAGGTACAATGTGGCCAATTCAGCTTATTATTTCAATGGCACCAGCGCATACCTTATGGGAACGGGCTATGCATTTGGATCAGATCGTACCATTTCTTTTTGGTATTCTTCGAATGGACCATCAGCCAGTAATCAGGTTTTAGTCGATGGAACCGGTGATCTTTCCGTTTATCTAAATAACAGCGGATATCTGGTTTTGGAGCAGTTTCCGGTGTGGGGAGAATTATTGGCAACTGAAGTTCCGGGAATCTGGCACCATGTGGCCGTTTCATTTTCCTCTTCATCTACCATTACGGTATATTTTGATGGACTTTACCTCACAAGTTATTCGCATGGATATACGGCATCATGGAATGATTTGATTTTTGGACGAGATTTCAGCGCCGGCTCTTTTTTAAACGGTCGTTTAGATGATATCGCGATTTGGGATCGGACGCTTACTAACTCTGAAGTGATGCAATTGTACCAACGGAGTAATTGTTTAATTGCTGAATATCCTCTCAATGGAAATACCTTCGACATGAGTGGATATGGAAATAACTCTACCTCCGGCCTGAATAGTTATGGAAGTGATCGTTTTGGAAATCCAAATTCCGCTGCAAGTTTTAATGGCGTAGATCAATTTATAGAAGGTTCTACCATTGGTTGGCCCATTTCTAATGCGTCGCGTTCCATTGAATTGTGGTTTAAGGCAGGCACTACTCTTGTAGGCGGTGGTTATGAACGGCTGTTTTCCTATGGAGGAACAGGAACCGGTACTGGTCAGTATATTCAACCCGTTGCAGCAGCAAATGGTGATTTAACAATGATGTCCTATGGAGGATCATATAATGATCTGGATTTAAATTATGCGATGAACTACGGACAATGGTATCACATTGTAACTACCTACGATGGAGCTACGGCCTCCATTTACGTGAATGGAACACATATTGGATCCGGAAATTATTCCTGGTTTACAGATGCAGGAACATCCTTTGTTATGGGAGCATTCGACGATGGTAGTGGTCCGCAAGGTTTCTATTCCGGTATGCTGGATGATATTCGTGTTTATTCCTGCGTATTAACCAATGCACAAATTGATTCTTTGTTTCACATGGGTGGAATTACCCCTTGTAATTTTGGTGTAAGCAGTGTAATCACTTCTCCACTGTGTGAAGGCGGAATGGAAGGTGGCATTGATCAAACCATCACCGGAGGTGCAGCACCTTACAATTTTAATTGGAATAACGGTGAATTAATGGAAGATCTCATTAATGTTACACCAGGCAATTACACCGTGGTGATATCCGATGCGAATGGATGCGATACGACCATCAATTATTTTATTACCGACGCAGTAGCGATGGACCTGTTGGTTTTCCCTACCAATCCGAATTGTGGTGCTAATGATGGTTCAGCTTCAGTTGCTGTAACCAATGGAACTTTTCCTTTTGAATATTATTGGAGCAATGGTGATACAACCATCGTAGCTGATACACTTTCTGCAGGAACATATATGGTGGTGGTGAATGATGCCAATGGTTGTTCTGTTTCGAAAACATTTGGATTAAACAGCGCGAATGCACCAACGCTAAGCGCGAATGTTACCAATGCAAGTTGTTCCGGAATTTTTAATGGTGCAATTGATATCACCGCAAGTGGCGGAGTGGCACCTTACACTTACCTCTGGGCACATAATGGAAGTGCCAATGAAGATTTAATCAATCTCAAACCCGGCTCCTATATGGTGCAGGTAACCGATGCCAATGGCTGTGCCGGATTTATGAGTGTGGATGTTGGTGTGAGTAGTATTGATTTAAGTAATATTCTTGTTACACAACCTTCGTGCGGAAATAGCGATGGAGAAATTGTTGTTAATCCAAATGGAATCGGACCGTTTACCTATTCCTGGTCCGCCAATGCCGGTGGTGCAACAGGTAATACCGTGAGTAATATTCCTGCTGATGTTTATTTTCTTACCGTAACCGACGCCAATAATTGCAGTGCAAATACAGTGATTGCAGTAAGTGATTTATCAGCACCTGTTGTTTCATTGATTGCTGCAATTCCTACTTCATGTATGAGCAGCAATGGTAGTATTAACATTGGTGTAAGTGGTGGTACTCCTCCTTATTCTTACAACTGGAATACAGGCGATATTTCGCAGGATTTAACTTCATTAACGCAGGGAGATTATCATGTTATCGTCACCGATGGTGATGGTTGTAATGCAGCATTTAATGTAGAACTTCCGGGTATCACACCGAATCCGATTAGCTTGTGTATGTCAACGGTTGACAGTACCTCCGGTAAAGTGCTTTGTGTTTGGGAAAAAGGTTCATTAAGCCACATTTCTCATTTTAATGTGTACCGCGAAAATTCAATTGCGGGTCAATATGATTTTTGGTTTTCGCAACCTTACGACAGCTTAAGTGAGTGGGTCGATCAAACCGCAAATCCGATTGTTCACGGTTGGAGATATAAAGTGACCTTAGTAGATAGCTGCGGAAATGAATCGCCATTCGGACAAAACCACAAAACGCTGCACTTATCGGCAAATTTGGGCATCAGTGGTGAAGTGAATTTGATTTGGGATAATTATGAAGGATTTACCTATCCCACTGTTTGGATTAACCGCTATCACCCTTCTACCGGTTGGGAAGTAATAGATAGTGTTTCTTCCAATTTGCATTCGTATGTCGATTTAAATCCTCCGGGATTAAACGGATTAAAATACATTCTTGAAATACGTCCGCCATCTACCTGTACAAGTACCCGTGCAGTAAACCACAATTCCACCAGAAGTAATCGCGGAACAGTAGCACCTCCTGTTGGAATTTCGGAAGCAGATGCGAAATGGACTGCGCTTGTATTTCCAAATCCAACCAAAGGAATAGTAAATATTGAACTGGAAGGAATTAGTGCGAATCAATTTAATGTATTCGTTTACGATATTTTTGGAAAGCAAATTATGCAGCAAAAATTATGGAGTGGACGTTCCTCGATTGATTTAAGTGCATTTGAATCCGGAATCTATATTATAGAAATAGAGGCAGGAGGAAAAAAAATCCGCCAGCGCGTTATAAAATTGTAA